One Caretta caretta isolate rCarCar2 chromosome 6, rCarCar1.hap1, whole genome shotgun sequence genomic region harbors:
- the FSHB gene encoding follitropin subunit beta translates to MKTINCYLLLLCWKAICGNICELSNITIAVEKEECKFCINVNATWCSGYCFTRDPVYKYPPASSVQQTCTFKELVYETVKIPGCADHAESFYSYPVATECHCESCDIDNTDCTVRGLGPSYCSFNQNQSKE, encoded by the exons ATGAAGACAATTAATTGTTACTTGCTGTTACTTTGCTGGAAAGCAATTTGTGGTAATATCTGTGAGCTGTCCAATATCACCATAGCAGTGGAGAAGGAGGAGTGCAAGTTCTGCATTAATGTGAATGCCACTTGGTGCTCTGGATACTGCTTCACAAGG GATCCAGTGTATAAGTACCCACCGGCATCATCAGTTCAGCAAACCTGTACTTTCAAGGAGCTTGTTTATGAAACAGTGAAGATCCCTGGCTGTGCTGACCATGCTGAATCATTTTATTCATACCCAGTGGCTACAGAGTGCCATTGTGAGTCATGTGATATTGACAACACTGACTGCACTGTGAGAGGCTTAGGACCAAGCTACTGCTCCTTCAACCAAAATCAAAGCAAAGAATAA